The DNA region AGCAGGCCAGCAGGTTCTTGAAGATGTCATCGAAGCTTCCACGGCCGCTGCGAAAGGGGCGAAACCGGTCGTGGTTCTCTGCCGGGCCGTCCAGCGTGACCTTTGCGGCCCGCAGGCCAAGCGGGAGGAGTCCCTCAACCATGGCCGGTGTCAGCAGAGAACCGTTGGTCACCAGAGTGAAGGAATACTTGGCGCCGCGCCCTGCCGCAAATGGTCCGAGCGCCGTCGAGATCTGGCGAATGCGCTCGGTGTAAAGCAACGGCTCGCCTCCGTAGAAATCGAGAATCAGTTCGTTCATCCCCTCGCGAAACCGTCCCTGGAGGAACTCCACCAGTTGGTCCGCGGTGGCGCCGGTCATGGAACTAGGACCCTTCAAGGTCCCCTCGTAGCAGTAGGTGCAGCGAAAATTGCACTCCAGACCCAAGATTACGGCGACCCCCAGCCCGGTGCTCAAGTCGTTGACCCTGTCCAAGTAGCCGGCCACCTCGACCCGCTCGGCCTCGGGGTCGCCAACGAGCACCCCGAGTCTGGTCAGGGCTGCCCTGGCGCTTTCAGGGACGTCCCCTCGTTCCAGTCGGTTGAATAGCGCCTCCGGAATCAGGCACACGGACGCCTTTCTCGCCGAAAACACGACCACGGTGCCGGGTTTATCCGGATGGGGGAATGCTTTCGCGTAGGGGGAGAGGACCATGGGAACTCCGGGCAAGGACGGGTTGAAGGGGTGGTGAACTGTCGGGGTGCGGGCTGAATCCTAGCGCCCCACGGGGGGATTTGTCACCCGGGACCTGTCGGTAGGGTGGCCGCAAGTGGGAAGTGCAGACGGTTACACCGCTTCCTTT from Thermodesulfobacteriota bacterium includes:
- the gptM gene encoding geopeptide radical SAM maturase → MVLSPYAKAFPHPDKPGTVVVFSARKASVCLIPEALFNRLERGDVPESARAALTRLGVLVGDPEAERVEVAGYLDRVNDLSTGLGVAVILGLECNFRCTYCYEGTLKGPSSMTGATADQLVEFLQGRFREGMNELILDFYGGEPLLYTERIRQISTALGPFAAGRGAKYSFTLVTNGSLLTPAMVEGLLPLGLRAAKVTLDGPAENHDRFRPFRSGRGSFDDIFKNLLACCDLFPVGIGGTYTRENYRAFPALLDYMMEQGLSPGRVAQVSFGPVMQTSGEHAPEHCSGCATVNEPWLAEASVFLREEVLRRGYRVPRIAPTPCMVDRTDAFTVHYDGTLTKCPGLIGDEKRAVGDVWTGFRDYREDFSLDRLTDAAECERCEYLPLCFGGCRFMRLQREGHMKGVECQRSFLDATLRPHLLQDIRYRLATGG